A window from Citrus sinensis cultivar Valencia sweet orange chromosome 5, DVS_A1.0, whole genome shotgun sequence encodes these proteins:
- the LOC102607213 gene encoding leucine-rich repeat receptor protein kinase HPCA1 produces MGVKRKVFLLSVYLQFLIIAAVTNDNDFVILKALKDDIWENEPPNWKNNDPCGDNWEGIGCTNSRVTSITLSGMGLKGQLSGDITGLTELHTLDLSNNKDLRGPLPTTIGNLKKLSNLMLVGCSFSGPIPDSIGSLQELVLLSLNSNGFSGRVPPSIGNLSNLYWLDLTDNKLEGEIPVSDGNSPGLDMLVRAKHFHFGKNQLSGSIPEKLFRPDMVLIHVLFDSNNLTGELPDTLGLVKSLEVVRFDRNSLSGPVPSNLNNLTSVNELYLSNNKLTGAMPNLTGLSVLSYLDMSNNSFDASEVPSWFSSMQSLTTLMMENTNLEGQIPANLFSIPHLQTVVMKTNELNGTLDLGTSYSENLLVNLQNNRISAYTERGGAPAVKLTLIDNPICQELGTAKGYCQLSQPISPYSTKQKNCLPAPCNANQSSSPNCQCAYPYTGTLVFRSLSFSDLGNTTYYEILEQNVTTSFQSTYKLPIDSISLSYPHKNNFEYLELSIQFFPSGQERFNRTGVSSVGFVLSNQIYSPPPLFGPMFFNGDQYQYFAESGGSNKSTSIGVIIGAAAAGCVVLLLLLFAGVYAYHQKRRAEKANEQNPFAHWDMNKSSGSIPQLKGARCFSFEEVKKYTNNFSDANDVGSGGYGKVYKGTLPNGQLIAIKRAQQGSMQGGQEFKMEIELLSRVHHKNLVSLLGFCFDRGEQMLIYEFVPNGSLGDSLSGKNGIRLDWIRRLKIALGAARGLSYLHELANPPIIHRDIKSSNILLDERLNAKVADFGLSKSMSDSEKDHITTQVKGTMGYLDPEYYMTQQLTEKSDVYSFGVLMLELLTGRRPIERGKYIVREIRTVMDKKKELYNLYELIDPTIGLSTTLKGFEKYVDLALKCVQESGDDRPTMSEVVKDIENILQQAGLNPNAESASSSASYEDASKGNFHHPYCNEEGFDYGYSGGFPTSKIEPQ; encoded by the exons ATGGGTGTGAAAAGAAAAGTGTTTCTGCTGTCCGTTTACTTGCAGTTTTTGATCATAGCAGCTGTGACTAATGATAATGACT ttgttattttaaaagcaCTCAAAGATGATATATGGGAGAATGAACCGCCAAATTGGAAGAACAATGATCCTTGTGGTGACAATTGGGAAGGAATTGGCTGCACAAATTCGCGTGTGACCTCCAT AACATTATCCGGCATGGGATTGAAAGGTCAGCTCTCTGGAGACATTACTGGTTTAACGGAGTTGCATACTCT GGATTTATCCAACAACAAGGACTTGAGAGGACCACTTCCAACAACAATTGGGAATCTGAAGAAGCTATCAAACTT GATGCTGGTGGGTTGCAGTTTCTCTGGACCAATTCCCGATTCAATTGGATCTCTACAGGAGTTGGTCCTTCT ATCCTTGAATTCTAATGGTTTCAGTGGAAGAGTTCCACCATCCATTGGTAATCTGTCTAATCTTTACTGGTTGGATCTTACTGACAACAAACTTGAGGGAGAGATCCCAGTCTCCGATGGAAATTCACCTGGTCTTGATATGCTAGTTCGGGCAAAGCACTT TCATTTTGGAAAGAATCAACTCTCAGGCTCAATACCAGAGAAACTTTTCCGACCAGACATGGTTCTGATTCATGT GCTATTTGACAGCAACAACCTCACTGGCGAGCTTCCTGACACCCTTGGACTAGTGAAAAGTTTGGAAGTTGT ACGTTTTGATAGGAATTCATTAAGCGGACCTGTTCCTTCAAACCTCAACAATCTTACAAGTGTTAATGAGCT GTACTTGTCCAACAATAAACTGACTGGAGCAATGCCTAACCTTACTGGCTTGAGCGTCCTCAGTTACTT GGACATGAGTAATAACAGCTTCGATGCATCAGAAGTTCCTTCATGGTTTTCAAGCATGCAATCCTTAACAACATT AATGATGGAGAATACTAATCTTGAAGGTCAAATTCCTGCTAATCTGTTCAGCATTCCCCATCTGCAGACTGT GGTCATGAAAACCAACGAGCTTAATGGCACCTTGGACCTTGGCACGAGCTACAGTGAAAATCTGCTTGTTAATTTGCAGAATAATCGCATCTCTGCCTACACAGAAAGAGGAGGAGCACCTGCCGTTAAGTTAAC ACTTATTGATAACCCAATTTGTCAGGAGTTGGGAACTGCAAAAGGTTATTGCCAGCTTTCCCAACCGATTTCCCCTTACTCAACAAAGCAAAAGAACTGTCTACCTGCCCCCTGCAATGCAAATCAGAGTTCTAGCCCTAACTGTCAATGTGCCTATCCATACACGGGAACTCTAGTTTTCAGATCTCTTTCATTTTCAGACTTGGGAAACACAACTTACTATGAAATTCTCGAGCAGAATGTGACAACATCTTTTCAGTCTACTTATAAACTTCCCATAGATTCCATTTCTCTCAGTTATCCGCAcaagaataattttgaatacCTTGAATTGAGTATACAATTTTTTCCTTCTGGCCAAGAACGTTTTAATCGAACAGGAGTGTCTAGTGTTGGGTTTGTTCTTAGCAACCAGATTTACAGCCCCCCTCCTCTTTTTGGACCTATGTTCTTCAATGGTGATCAGTATCAGTACTTTGCTG AATCTGGAGGGTCAAACAAGTCGACAAGCATTGGGGTTATCATTGGAGCAGCAGCTGCTGGTTGTGTCGTACTGTTACTCTTACTCTTTGCAGGGGTTTATGCTTATCATCAAAAGAGAAGAGCGGAGAAAGCAAATGAACAGAACCCTTTTG CACATTGGGACATGAATAAGAGCAGTGGTAGCATTCCTCAACTGAAAGGAGCAAGATGCTTCTCCTTTGAAGAGGTTAAAAAATACACTAACAATTTTTCTGATGCTAATGATGTTGGATCTGGGGGCTATGGAAAG GTTTATAAGGGTACTCTTCCTAATGGACAACTGATTGCCATCAAACGAGCTCAACAAGGATCTATGCAAGGTGGGCAAGAATTCAAAATGGAGATTGAACTTCTATCAAGAGTCCATCATAAAAATCTTGTCAGCCTTTTGGGATTTTGCTTCGATCGAGGTGAACAAATGCTGATATATGAATTTGTTCCTAATGGTTCTCTGGGGGACAGTTTATCAG GGAAGAATGGAATCAGGTTGGATTGGATAAGGAGACTTAAAATAGCCCTTGGTGCAGCAAGAGGTTTATCCTATCTGCATGAACTTGCCAACCCTCCTATTATACATAGGGATATTAAATCATCCAACATACTTCTGGATGAACGCTTAAATGCCAAAGTTGCCGATTTTGGTCTCTCGAAATCTATGTCTGACAGTGAAAAGGACCATATCACTACTCAAGTTAAAGGGACAATG GGCTACTTGGATCCAGAATATTACATGACACAACAATTGACTGAAAAGAGTGATGTTTATAGCTTTGGTGTGCTGATGCTGGAGTTACTTACTGGAAGAAGACCCATAGAGCGTGGAAAATACATTGTGAGAGAGATAAGAACGGTAATGGATAAGAAGAAAGAGCTATACAACCTTTATGAATTAATTGACCCAACCATTGGTTTGAGTACAACACTGAAAGGTTTTGAAAAGTACGTGGATCTTGCACTGAAGTGTGTGCAAGAATCAGGAGATGACAGGCCCACAATGAGTGAAGTGGTGAAGGACATTGAGAATATTTTGCAGCAAGCTGGTCTGAATCCAAATGCAGAATCAGCATCCTCTTCAGCAAGTTACGAGGATGCAAGCAAGGGAAATTTCCACCATCCTTATTGCAATGAAGAAGGCTTTGATTATGGTTATAGCGGTGGCTTTCCAACTTCAAAGATCGAGCCTCAGTGA
- the LOC102607511 gene encoding probable methyltransferase At1g29790: MGKGDDQDCVKKNAQNTLKLKMLLLVILTNLLTIYIFTGPSFSLKLNSYSNQLTLPLLNSTVLLSEFSSTKIELAASHGIIAELQQQLNSTNLLVQALLIELTREFVHPNEKVSGINLSAVMSKLSDDLTVGLPDEVKLAVGPHKLPLGYSPRMGSDEVIAPVGAGCSKFHDELLKYMTYDIGGECPVDDVFAQRLMLKGCEPLPRRRCKPKSPVNYVEPTAVPDSLWEKPAETSIIWDPYSCKSYQCLIDRKKAPGFFDCKDCFDLQGREKSRWLIDNGKLDYGIDQVLSMKPLGTIRIGLDIGGGTGTFAARMRERNVTIITTSLNLDGPFNSFIASRGLISMHISVSQRLPFFENTLDIVHSMHVLSNWIPDSMLEFTLYDIYRVLRPGGIFWLDRFFCFGSQLNETYVPMLDRIGFKKLRWNVGMKLDRGVKKNEWYFSAVLEKPMT; this comes from the coding sequence ATGGGCAAAGGAGATGATCAAGACTGTGTTAAAAAGAATGCACAGAACACGCTCAAGCTCAAAATGCTTCTGCTTGTTATACTGACAAATCTTCTCACAATTTACATTTTCACTGGCCCTTCTTTCAGCTTGAAGCTTAATAGTTACTCCAACCAGCTTACTCTTCCTCTATTGAACTCTACCGTTCTCTTGAGTGAGTTCAGCTCTACGAAAATCGAGCTTGCTGCAAGTCATGGCATCATTGCTGAGTTGCAGCAGCAGCTTAACTCCACCAACTTGCTTGTGCAAGCCCTCCTTATTGAGCTTACTAGAGAGTTTGTACACCCAAATGAGAAAGTGAGCGGCATTAATTTGTCTGCAGTGATGAGTAAGTTGAGTGATGATTTAACCGTTGGTTTGCCTGATGAGGTGAAGCTTGCCGTAGGTCCTCATAAGTTGCCACTTGGGTACTCTCCGAGGATGGGATCCGATGAGGTGATTGCCCCGGTTGGTGCTGGTTGCTCGAAGTTTCATGATGAGTTGTTAAAGTATATGACTTATGACATTGGTGGGGAATGTCCTGTTGATGATGTTTTTGCACAAAGGCTTATGCTTAAAGGGTGTGAGCCTCTGCCTCGCCGGAGATGCAAGCCCAAGTCTCCGGTCAACTATGTCGAGCCAACGGCTGTTCCGGATAGTCTTTGGGAAAAACCTGCTGAGACTAGTATCATTTGGGATCCATATTCATGCAAAAGCTACCAGTGTCTTATTGATAGGAAGAAAGCACCAGGGTTCTTTGACTGCAAAGACTGCTTTGATTTGCAGGGCAGAGAGAAAAGTAGATGGCTCATTGACAATGGGAAGCTTGATTATGGTATTGATCAAGTTCTGAGTATGAAGCCTCTGGGGACAATCCGAATTGGATTAGACATAGGAGGGGGAACTGGCACATTTGCTGCTAGAATGAGGGAGAGGAATGTGACTATCATCACAACCTCATTGAATCTAGATGGTCCTTTCAACAGCTTCATTGCTTCGAGAGGCTTGATTTCGATGCATATCAGCGTTTCCCAGAGGCTTCCATTCTTCGAAAACACACTGGATATAGTTCATTCAATGCACGTTCTCAGCAACTGGATACCAGATTCCATGCTCGAGTTCACACTCTATGATATATACAGGGTGCTGAGACCTGGAGGGATCTTTTGGCTGGACCGTTTCTTCTGCTTCGGGTCACAACTTAACGAAACTTATGTTCCAATGTTGGATAGAATTGGATTCAAGAAGCTGAGATGGAATGTTGGCATGAAGCTTGATCGCGGAgtcaagaaaaatgaatggTACTTTTCTGCTGTGTTGGAGAAGCCAATGACCTGA
- the LOC102607802 gene encoding uncharacterized protein LOC102607802 has protein sequence MNSPAPCSRSWSISEDSLRRYVHFASESCIQELLSASDSNRFGNGDDEWKVLTLDDGVEISKRRSGSLHTFRSRWLLKSVSPQQFITVANAIDAAKQWDSDLVEAKYIKDLEDNLSIIRLRFGEHSKPLFRNREFIVYERRETMEDGTLVVAVASLPKEIAAGLHPKQNNSIRGLLLQSGWVVEKLEDDSCMVTYVVQLDPAGWVPKCFVNRLNTKLVMIIENLRKLAQACPTNKDT, from the exons ATGAACAGTCCGGCTCCCTGTAGCCGATCCTG GTCCATAAGTGAGGACTCATTGAGAAGATACGTGCACTTTGCAAGTGAGAGCTGCATACAGGAATTGTTATCAGCTTCAGACTCGAACAGGTTTGGAAATGGCGATGATGAATGGAAAGTTCTTACTCTTGACGACGGAGTAGAGATATCAAAGAGAAGGTCGGGTTCACTTCACACTTTCCGAAGCCGGTGGCTGCTCAAATCAGTCTCACCTCAGCAATTCATCACTGTTGCCAATGCTATCGATGCTGCCAAG CAGTGGGATTCTGATCTGGTTGAAGCCAAGTACATTAAAGATCTTGAAGATAACCTGAGCATAATCCGACTTCGGTTCGGGGAACACTCGAAGCCGCTCTTCAGAAACAGAGAATTCATAGTCTACGAACGCCGCGAAACCATGGAAGATGGTACCCTT GTGGTAGCAGTAGCTTCACTGCCAAAAGAGATAGCAGCAGGATTGCATCCCaagcaaaataattcaataagaggactgTTGCTTCAATCAGGATGGGTCGTGGAGAAGCTTGAAGATGACTCATGTATGGTCACTTATGTCGTTCag TTGGATCCTGCAGGATGGGTACCAAAGTGCTTTGTGAATCGGCTTAACACAAAACTGGTTATGATCATCGAGAATCTGAGGAAGCTAGCACAAGCTTGTCCAACTAATAAGGATACATGA
- the LOC102608394 gene encoding phenylacetaldehyde reductase isoform X1, whose translation MASEAEKEEETVCVTGANGFIGTWLVKTLLDNNYTSINATVFPGSDSSHLFALPGAGDANLRVFEADVLDSGAVSRAVEGCKGVFHVASPCTLEDPVDPEKELILPAVQGTLNVLEAAKRFGVRRVVVTSSISAIVPNPGWKDKVFDETSWTDLEYCKSRKKWYPVSKTLAEKAAWEFAEKHGVDVVAIHPATCLGPLMQPYLNASCAVLQQLLQGSKDTQEYHWLGAVPVKDVAKAQVLLFESPAASGRYLCTNGIYQFGDFAERVSKLFPEFPVHRFDGETQPGLIPCKDAAKRLMDLGLVFTPVEDAVRETVESLKAKGFLGQHISQS comes from the exons aTGGCGTCAGAAGCcgaaaaggaagaagaaacagTGTGCGTGACCGGAGCCAACGGGTTCATCGGCACGTGGCTAGTCAAGACCCTTTTAGACAACAACTACACTTCCATAAACGCCACCGTTTTCCCCGGCTCCGACTCATCTCACTTGTTCGCCCTCCCTGGCGCCGGCGATGCCAACTTGCGAGTGTTCGAGGCCGACGTGTTGGACTCCGGCGCCGTCTCGAGGGCCGTTGAGGGATGCAAGGGGGTATTCCACGTGGCGTCTCCTTGTACGCTGGAGGATCCTGTGGACCCCGAGAAGGAGCTTATTCTGCCGGCTGTTCAAGGGACGCTTAATGTGCTTGAGGCTGCTAAGAGGTTTGGGGTGAGGCGCGTGGTGGTCACGAGCTCCATTTCGGCGATTGTACCGAATCCCGGCTGGAAAGATAAAGTCTTCGATGAGACTTCGTGGACTGATCTTGAATATTGCAAGTCTCGAAAG AAGTGGTATCCAGTGTCAAAGACATTGGCAGAGAAAGCTGCATGGGAGTTTGCTGAGAAACATGGGGTGGATGTTGTGGCCATCCATCCTGCTACATGTCTGGGGCCACTCATGCAGCCTTATTTAAACGCGAGCTGTGCTGTACTACAGCAGCTGTTACAGGGTTCAAAAGATACTCAAGAGTATCACTGGTTGGGAGCAGTTCCTGTTAAAGATGTAGCAAAGGCGCAAGTGTTGCTATTTGAATCTCCTGCTGCTTCTGGTAGATATCTGTGCACAAATGGTATCTATCAGTTTGGTGACTTTGCTGAAAGAGTCTCTAAACTCTTCCCTGAGTTTCCAGTTCACAG GTTCGATGGGGAAACTCAACCAGGTCTGATTCCTTGCAAAGATGCGGCCAAGAGATTAATGGATTTGGGGCTAGTTTTCACTCCTGTTGAAGATGCTGTTCGTGAAACAGTAGAAAGTCTGAAAGCCAAAGGCTTCTTGGGGCAGCATATATCACAATCTTAG
- the LOC102608394 gene encoding phenylacetaldehyde reductase isoform X2, translating to MASEAEKEEETVCVTGANGFIGTWLVKTLLDNNYTSINATVFPGSDSSHLFALPGAGDANLRVFEADVLDSGAVSRAVEGCKGVFHVASPCTLEDPVDPEKELILPAVQGTLNVLEAAKRFGVRRVVVTSSISAIVPNPGWKDKVFDETSWTDLEYCKSRKKWYPVSKTLAEKAAWEFAEKHGVDVVAIHPATCLGPLMQPYLNASCAVLQQLLQGSKDTQEYHWLGAVPVKDVAKAQVLLFESPAASGRYLCTNGIYQFGDFAERVSKLFPEFPVHS from the exons aTGGCGTCAGAAGCcgaaaaggaagaagaaacagTGTGCGTGACCGGAGCCAACGGGTTCATCGGCACGTGGCTAGTCAAGACCCTTTTAGACAACAACTACACTTCCATAAACGCCACCGTTTTCCCCGGCTCCGACTCATCTCACTTGTTCGCCCTCCCTGGCGCCGGCGATGCCAACTTGCGAGTGTTCGAGGCCGACGTGTTGGACTCCGGCGCCGTCTCGAGGGCCGTTGAGGGATGCAAGGGGGTATTCCACGTGGCGTCTCCTTGTACGCTGGAGGATCCTGTGGACCCCGAGAAGGAGCTTATTCTGCCGGCTGTTCAAGGGACGCTTAATGTGCTTGAGGCTGCTAAGAGGTTTGGGGTGAGGCGCGTGGTGGTCACGAGCTCCATTTCGGCGATTGTACCGAATCCCGGCTGGAAAGATAAAGTCTTCGATGAGACTTCGTGGACTGATCTTGAATATTGCAAGTCTCGAAAG AAGTGGTATCCAGTGTCAAAGACATTGGCAGAGAAAGCTGCATGGGAGTTTGCTGAGAAACATGGGGTGGATGTTGTGGCCATCCATCCTGCTACATGTCTGGGGCCACTCATGCAGCCTTATTTAAACGCGAGCTGTGCTGTACTACAGCAGCTGTTACAGGGTTCAAAAGATACTCAAGAGTATCACTGGTTGGGAGCAGTTCCTGTTAAAGATGTAGCAAAGGCGCAAGTGTTGCTATTTGAATCTCCTGCTGCTTCTGGTAGATATCTGTGCACAAATGGTATCTATCAGTTTGGTGACTTTGCTGAAAGAGTCTCTAAACTCTTCCCTGAGTTTCCAGTTCACAG CTAA